In Poecilia reticulata strain Guanapo linkage group LG1, Guppy_female_1.0+MT, whole genome shotgun sequence, one genomic interval encodes:
- the LOC103469736 gene encoding envoplakin-like produces the protein MSKSKKTKDGSLKGSGSINKTQTSSLALLISKMQSDADQVEKEILKSEEMLAVDAENEKKDLPFKHQTEVSTKLSKAENLLKDLFLDVDKAKKLKHPQAKEIENDIRHLHERWLKDCTFYRDIYDQINDVSLMPRINWGPILTQKQKELNREDYGPNMADLEKQIAAHSILHKEIKAYSSQLCVSSAGSKEKYAVFKKQYNNLLDDSKWRRHYLNSLYDYMQGCSRQLNFLGEEKEKIKKQDWSDQMLHPPDVRRHYENFKNNGLLFHESEVKRLQEEGGRLIELNHPASETIQAQMEMVRTEWQKFLNLCICQETHLENVDEFKKFQMDTEELSETLTELSTTLAPESVSQKSNSKTLLQMQGEEKTVQNCEQLLTDLRRRSSTISPLKLRRVSSNTPVSVKSLCDWETDQASLSRGETFTLKSLSDNENWDVISADGETETFPGVCFLISPPDPDAIDKVDSLESELAEIKKKRAALAASLKNPRSDVCDAQQSVPVSSAPPDPKLAAVAQQLDQLDSGLADTEQGLLSRLRTPVSRTDPTGDLAKKLREQERAAEALKALEQQIQTTEADLQPFLPAESSSIISGLPLRLSAASSKHDSLAALGDLYSEKANASLSLESQIQKVNDLVYGLERNLSEDGQIPDIPNAIQTHTEDIQRQQQSVAGIQDDMTKLNQDLEATERLCSSLQKDHQEYCPDIQRQSNNVKQLQSRYTNVANQLKERENLLQEALSAYQEFQNLCKYLNSFLDSLPTNQININDGLSQVTAKQISQQRVMKDLKQKEDDMDLVVDLSQDLQCILSDYETNANKYNGTLEDIGMTLPKITQSLTFSDAIQREEKKLINRYAEATAENAQRQKQIDLARNLIFQNEEKVQMVAQQQAELENQQKSSSELDGLLGELVDENEVTAQAQTKLKSFKSRVKNHRGVEHVEENDALQVGDLSDLRSKLNPEVLKRSSTHSEFETVNERIGDLQDTTKRSYPQMVTREVVEFKRDPQLEEEAANMRNEIVKTRHEIRMKEQEQAQMKKEITNLQHIKPPLNEREDKKEAGKAEQDLEILKAFRTFETEISDEKNKCRILNDEIFQTRNQINTLEKLIPNIQSKDIARNVKKIEQDPELIAEFNKLQTSPEVEISQNSHLSQEVMELQKRYGEVQAQRPSFEVKEVVNEIYLIDPNTEMEIERLRKEIQDINMQNTDLEKLIMQVITDINALRSEKPKVEFKEVTQEVVKEERSPENEREIQRLNDQVNHLDSQCTSLQDQVRQLQKERDEWKEEKSKIETQFVSRDFIKYESDPLLEKEADRLRRSVREEAQLRRNIEEMVFDLKHKYLLLERQKPEQKLIVQEVVQLQKDPRQTLEHDRLSRRLDEAVTSRRQMDLELQQLRMKLEDKERIIRESDEHQKRIQAESELGEIRLRITQLENAPPPVEESIVVEEVVKVERDPKLERMTSGLRSDMGKETLNILRIQREIRNVKLNLEILQKEKSGEKTVYKEVVRVEKDQAVEAERDRLREQVSQNRFARQDLEDEIRRLNGMISVLRSTKSNNSREXXXXXXNKDALVRENDNLTRELRTLEAKKHDTSLSFQQQTRLMTERTQMNRQKSIKMESDVQRLERQILDEKDKIHERDSTIREILIYLQKEEQAETRTKETNVSTKITILDPETGKDMSPYNAYLGGLIDRQQYVHLQELECDWEEXTSXGPDGEXXVLLDRKSGKQYSIKDAIKEGRLSEYDLQQYKQGKLPISEFALLVAGDKTKQPKFMSVTQTPNSSXKXXXLDXXXATETQPIAGIMDTYTGTCFTIRNATLRTLIDPTTAQRLLEAQAATGGITDISNKERYKVCKAAQRGLIEDSQVQRLLNAEKAFTGVEDPMTKERLSVGEAVQKGWMPKESAIRYMEAQHLTGGLVDPATGHRVSLLDAIESKKIDRTTKMDLQTGEHSVRDIIDPITKEKINYKQALYRCRKDPASGLPMLPASSKPSYSPTYCSRYFNV, from the exons ATGTCAAAGTCGAAGAAAACCAAGGACGGCTCGCTGAAGGGCTCAGGCAGTATCAACAA GACCCAGACAAGCAGCCTGGCTCTGCTGATCTCCAAGATGCAATCGGACGCCGACCAGGTGGAGAAAGAAATCCTGAAGTCAGAAGAGATGCTGGCTGTG GATgctgaaaatgagaagaaagaCCTTCCATTTAAACATCAAACTGAGGTATCGACCAAACTGAGCAAGGCAGAGAACCTGCTGAAGGATCTGTTTCTGGACGTCGATAAAGCCAAGAAGCTCAAACATCCTCAAGCCAAAGAGATTGAAAATGA tATCAGGCACCTTCATGAGCGCTGGCTGAAGGACTGCACCTTCTACAGAGACATCTATGACCAGATTAACGACGTGTCGCTGATGCCCAGAATTAACTGGGGGCCCATTTTGACCCAGAAGCAA AAGGAGCTGAACAGAGAGGATTACGGCCCCAACATGGCCGACCTGGAGAAGCAGATTGCTGCTCACAGCATCCTGCATAAAGAGATAAAGGCTTACAGCTCCCAGCTTTGTGTCAGCTCTGCAGGCAGCAAG gaGAAATATGCTGTCTTTAAGAAACAATATAATAACCTGCTG GACGACTCCAAGTGGCGGCGCCACTACCTGAACAGCCTCTACGACTACATGCAGGGCTGCAGCAGGCAGCTGAACTTCCTGggagaagaaaaggagaagaTCAAGAAGCAGGACTGGAGCGATCAAATGCTGCATCCTCCTGACGTCCGCAGGCACTATGAG AACTTCAAGAACAACGGTCTTTTGTTCCATGAGAGTGAAGTGAAGAGACTccaggaggaaggaggaaggcTCATCGAACTGAACCATCCAGCCAGTGAAACAATACAG GCCCAAATGGAGATGGTGAGAACCGAATGGCAGAAGTTCCTGAATCTCTGCATTTGTCAGGAAACACATCTGGAAAACGTGGATGAATTCAAAAAG tttcaaatGGACACTGAGGAGCTGTCAGAGACACTGACTGAACTCAGCACCACTTTGGCCCCAGAGTCTGTCAGTCAGAAGAGCAACTCAAAGACACTCCTGCAGATGCAG GGAGAGGAGAAGACGGTGCAGAACTGTGAGCAGCTGCTGACCGACCTGAGGAGACGAAGTTCAACCATCTCCCCTCTGAAGCTGCGTCGCGTTTCCTCCAACACTCCCGTCTCAGTGAAGTCGCTGTGTGACTGGGAGACTGACCAG GCTTCTCTGTCCAGAGGGGAAACGTTTACTCTGAAATCCCTCTCTGACAACGAGAACTGGGACGTAATCTCAGCTGATGGAGAAACCGAAACTTTCCCAGGAGTTTGCTTCCTGATCTCACCTCCTGACCCAGACGCCATTGATAAAGTTGACTC tttGGAGAGTGAGCTGGCAGAAATCAAGAAAAAGAGAGCAGCTCTGGCAGCGTCCCTGAAGAACCCCAGATCAGATGTCTGTGACGCTCAGCAGTCAG TTCCAgtttcttcagctcctccagacccCAAACTGGCAGCTGTGGCTCAGCAGCTGGACCAGCTGGACTCCGGCCTGGCCGACACGGAGCAGGGCCTGCTTAGCCGCCTGCGAACCCCGGTGAGCCGCACCGACCCGACCGGAGATCTGGCCAAGAAGCTGAGAGAGCAGGAG cgAGCTGCCGAGGCGCTGAAGGCTCTGGAGCAGCAGATTCAGACCACAGAGGCCGACCTGCAGCCTTTCCTCCCTGCTGAGTCCAGCAGCATCATATCTGGTCTGCCGCTCAGACTGAGTGCTGCTAGCAGCAAGCATGATAGCTTAGCCGCTTTGGGGGATCTCTACAGTGAAAA AGCGAATGCGTCTCTCAGCCTGGAGAGTCAAATTCAGAAGGTGAACGATCTTGTTTATGGGCTTGAGAGAAACCTCAGTGAAGACGGTCAAATTCCTGACATACCAAATGCAATTCAAACTCACACTGAAGACATTCAG CGCCAGCAGCAATCAGTAGCAGGGATCCAGGATGACATGACGAAACTGAATCAGGATTTGGAGGCGACTGAGAGGTTGTGCAGCTCCCTGCAGAAAGACCACCAGGAGTACTGCCCTGACATTCAGCGCCAGAGCAACAACgtcaaacagctgcagagtCGCTACACAAATGTCGCCAACCAGCTGAAGGAAAG AGAAAACCTTTTGCAAGAGGCTTTGTCAGCGTACCAGGAGTTCCAGAACCTGTGCAAATATCTCAACTCTTTCTTGGACAGCCTGCCAACTAATCAGATAAATATCAATGATGGGCTGTCGCAGGTGACTGCTAAGCAGATCTCCCAACAG AGAGTGATGAAGGATCTAAAGCAGAAGGAGGACGACATGGACTTAGTGGTTGACCTCTCTCAAGATCTGCAGTGCATACTCAGC GATTATGAGACAAATGCTAATAAATACAACGGTACACTTGAAGACATCGGGATGACTCTTCCAAAGATAACCCAAAGCCTCACATTCAGTGATGCTATTCAGAGAGAG gaaaaaaaactgataaaccGCTACGCAGAAGCAACAGCAGAAAACGCTCAGCGTCAGAAACAGATCGATTTGGCTAGGAATCTCATTTTTCAA AATGAAGAAAAGGTTCAGATGGTGGCACAGCAACAGGCGGAGCTTGAAAACCAGCAGAAGAGTAGCTCTGAGTTAGATGGCTTGCTTGGGGAATTAGTGGACGAGAATGAAGTGACAGCTCAAGCACAGACCAAACTAAAATCCTTCAAAAGCAGAGTTAAGAATCACCGAGGTGTGGAGCATGTGGAGGAGAACGACGCACTGCAAGTAGGTGATCTGTCTGACCTTAGGAGCAAACTGAACCCTGAAGTCCTGAAACGGAGCTCCACCCATTCAGAGTTTGAGACGGTAAACGAGAGAATCGGTGATCTGCAAGACACCACTAAACGCTCATACCCCCAAATGGTGACTAGAGAGGTGGTTGAGTTTAAAAGAGATCCTCAACTGGAAGAAGAGGCTGCCAACATGCGAAATGAGATCGTAAAGACGAGACATGAAATCCGAATGAAAGAACAAGAGCAAGCccaaatgaagaaagaaataacaaaTCTCCAGCATATTAAACCACCCCTGAACGAGAGAGAGGATAAGAAGGAAGCGGGTAAAGCAGAACAAGATCTAGAGATTTTGAAAGCATTTAGAACATTTGAGACTGAAAtttctgatgagaaaaacaaatgcaggatcCTCAATGATGAAATCTTCCAGACAAGAAATCAGATTAACACCCTTGAGAAGCTGATTCCCAACATCCAGTCTAAAGACATCGctagaaatgtgaaaaagattgAACAAGACCCTGAACTTATCGCAGAATTCAACAAGCTCCAAACGAGCCCGGAGGTAGAGATATCTCAAAACAGCCATTTGTCTCAAGAAGTGATGGAGCTGCAGAAGCGCTACGGAGAAGTTCAAGCCCAGAGACCAAGTTTTGAGGTGAAAGAAGTTGTAAATGAGATATACCTAATAGACCCAAATACAGAGATGGAGATTGAGCGCCTTCGCAAAGAAATACAGGACATAAATATGCAGAATACTGACCTAGAAAAGTTGATTATGCAGGTCATCACTGACATAAATGCCCTTCGTTCAGAGAAACCCAAAGTAGAATTCAAAGAGGTTACCCAAGAGGTggtgaaagaagaaagaagccCTGAAAACGAGCGAGAGATCCAGAGGTTAAATGATCAGGTGAACCATCTGGACAGCCAGTGCACCTCTCTTCAAGACCAGGTTAGACAgctgcaaaaagaaagagatgaaTGGAAGGAAGAAAAGTCCAAGATAGAGACCCAGTTTGTCTCCAGGGACTTCATCAAATATGAGTCTGATCCACTGCTGGAGAAGGAAGCTGATCGTTTGCGCAGGAGTGTGCGGGAAGAAGCACAGCTGAGGCGAAATATTGAGGAGATGGTTTTTGACCTCAAACACAAATACCTTCTTCTGGAAAGACAGAAACCAGAACAGAAACTGATTGTCCAGGAGGTTGTACAGCTTCAGAAGGATCCAAGGCAAACACTGGAACATGACAGACTCAGTAGGAGGCTTGATGAAGCAGTAACGAGTCGCCGTCAGATGGATCTGGAGTTACAGCAACTAAGAATGAAGTTGGAAGACAAAGAGCGCATCATCAGAGAGAGTGATGAACACCAAAAAAGGATCCAAGCTGAATCTGAACTTGGAGAGATCCGACTACGCATCACACAACTGGAAAATGCCCCACCTCCTGTTGAGGAGAGCATAGTAGTTGAGGAAGTGGTGAAGGTTGAAAGAGATCCAAAACTGGAAAGGATGACAAGTGGTTTACGCTCTGACATGGGCAAGGAAACCCTTAATATCCTGCGTATCCAGAGGGAAATCCGTAATGTCAAATTAAACCTTGAGATTCTGCAGAAAGAGAAGTCAGGTGAAAAGACGGTGTATAAGGAGGTTGTTCGCGTGGAGAAAGATCAGGCTGTTGAAGCTGAGAGGGATCGTCTGAGGGAGCAGGTGTCTCAGAACAGATTTGCCAGACAAGACTTGGAGGATGAAATCAGGCGTCTCAATGGCATGATTAGCGTTTTGAGGAGCACCAAATCTAACAATTCAAGAGAAGWGAMAWSTYTTARYWTSAACAAAGATGCTCTAGTAAGGGAAAATGACAACCTCACCCGAGAACTCAGAACTCTTGAAGCAAAGAAACACGACACAAGTCTTTCTTTCCAGCAACAGACTCGACTGATGACTGAAAGAACACAGATGAACAGGCAGAAGAGCATTAAGATGGAGTCAGATGTCCAGCGATTGGAAAGGCAGATCTTGGACGAGAAAGATAAGATTCATGAACGAGACAGCACAATTCGTGAGATTCTGATCTACCTGCAGAAAGAGGAACAGGCAGAGACAAGAACCAAAGAAACCAATGTCTCAACCAAAATCACCATTTTGGATCCAGAAACTGGTAAAGACATGTCTCCTTATAATGCTTACCTTGGGGGCCTCATTGATCGCCAGCAGTATGTTCATCTGCAGGAGCTGGAATGTGACTGGGAAGAGRTRACSTCYAWGGGYCCYGATGGAGAAAYATYTGTGCTGCTGGATCGCAAGAGTGGGAAGCAGTACTCTATCAAAGATGCTATCAAGGAAGGAAGGCTATCAGAATATGATCTGCAACAATACAAACAAGGCAAACTTCCTATCTCAGAATTTGCCCTCCTTGTTGCAGGTGACAAAACCAAGCAACCCAAATTCATGTCAGTCACCCAAACACCAAATTCATCTGYGAAAWYTYYKYCSYTAGACYTYAMCWYTGCTACYGAAACACAGCCAATTGCTGGAATAATGGATACATATACAGGCACCTGCTTTACAATCCGCAATGCCACCTTGCGCACACTAATTGACCCTACCACTGCCCAAAGACTGCTGGAGGCTCAAGCAGCAACAGGTGGCATCACTGACATCAGCAACAAAGAAAGATACAAAGTTTGCAAGGCGGCACAAAGAGGCCTTATTGAGGACAGCCAAGTCCAACGGCTGCTTAATGCAGAGAAAGCTTTCACTGGAGTTGAAGACCCCATGACCAAAGAGCGTTTGTCTGTGGGAGAAGCTGTTCAGAAAGGCTGGATGCCAAAAGAGTCAGCAATTCGATACATGGAGGCACAACACCTGACTGGGGGGCTGGTAGATCCTGCCACTGGTCATAGAGTTAGCTTATTGGATGCCATTGAATCTAAAAAGATTGACCGTACAACAAAAATGGATCTACAAACTGGCGAACACTCGGTCAGAGATATCATTGACCCTATCACAAAGGAGAAGATCAACTACAAGCAAGCTCTGTATCGCTGTAGGAAAGACCCAGCATCTGGCTTACCAATGCTACCTGCCTCCTCCAAACCAAGCTATTCTCCAACATACTGCTCTAGATATTTTAATGTCTAG
- the ten1 gene encoding CST complex subunit TEN1 codes for MSMLPPTAVFRLPWEVNSIKEGESVRTFGRLVCYQPDESKATLTAQHASIEHRVFVQTQFVEPFNPIIGAQYLVLGETEMYEGVGVMVRARVLNCVDGVNTALLQKAIAEQRSFFAERESKQGEVAQPQDVT; via the exons ATGTCGATGCTTCCTCCAACCGCAGTGTTTCGTCTTCCTTGGGAAGTGAACTCAATCAAAGAAGGAGAATCAGTGAGGACATTTGGCAG ACTTGTTTGCTATCAGCCGGATGAATCCAAAGCCACCCTGACAGCCCAGCATGCTTCCATAGAACACCGTGTGTTCGTCCAAACCCAGTTTGTTGAACCATTTAACCCAATAATTGGAGCCCAGTACCTGGTTCTGGGTGAGACAGAAATGTATGAAG GAGTTGGTGTGATGGTTCGCGCCCGTGTCCTGAATTGCGTTGATGGCGTAAACACTGCACTTCTGCAGAAGGCCATCGCTGAGCAGAGGAGCTTCTTCGCCGAGAGGGAGAGCAAACAGGGGGAGGTTGCACAACCACAAGATGTAACTTGA